The Pagrus major chromosome 1, Pma_NU_1.0 genome includes the window ATAAGACTATGAACTTTAGTCTAATTAAggactgtgtttattttcaggtATCAGGACCGCCTTGTTGGACTCAGAGGAGCACGTCTGCTTCACATGCAAACAGTCAGATGTTTCACCTGATAATCTCATTGCAAACAAGTTTCTCCGACAGGTAAGCCCATCATTGATGTGTTGCATTGTTTGGTTCATTTTACTTGAACTGAAAGCAAAAATAATTATGCAATTAATTATGtaacatctgtttttcttcatgcaGGCTGTGAACAACTTTAAGAATGAAACTGGATACACCAAACGTGTGCGCAAGCAGCTCCAAAATGCAGCGCCACCTCCACCGCGCCCTCAACTGGTCAGGCCTTTGCACTCAAGACAGCAGGACCCACTGTTAGCCAATGTCACTCAACCTCCTTCTACAAGTGCACCCATTACCACCCCTCAAGCACAGGTCCCAGCCCCAGCccctgcacctgcacctgctgctgctgatgctactactgctgctcctgctcctgctgctgctcctactcctcctcatgttgctgctgcagctgctgttgaagGACAAGCTGCTTcaccagcccctccacctgTTGTTGAACACCATTCTCCTATGCAGACCACCAGCCATGGTGAACCACCGCCACCAGGGTGAGTTTAGTCTAAGCCTGAACACCTACATGAAACCTCATAGGCAAGAAGTGACGTTTAAAGTGAAGGGCCTTTTTTATTGGTTATAATTTGCCTGGTTGTGTTTTAGTGAATCAGACCCCGAACCTACTGTGATACCAGACTCATCAGGAACCTCAGAAAGTGGATCACAGGTGAGTCTGCCTCGATCAAAGTGGGACATACTGCGATTCATTGGATGTTATTTGTTGAAAAAGCTCttgtcactttattttgaaacttgtTTGAGTGGGAGTCAGAGGAGTTCCTATAACCTGGTGCAGTTTTGAAGGAATGTTGGGAAGAGTTACGCCTATTTAatagtcagtgttttattatgaacataacagtgtttgtgtgtgttgttaattATAGCTCATAGAAAAAATTGCAATTGGTGCATCAAATTTAGGTTTATTTGGTTCCAATGTTATCAACACCATTTCCTCTAGACTGCtgtatttgttgtcttttgttgaTTGCATTAAGATGAACTGAAAACCTACTGTTGACAATCCCTATCACATACTTGTGATCCCACAAAGCTGCaactaattacatttttctcactGATTTCTCTCACAGAATTACCATTTAAGTATTGTTGGCCACCCGCCACCTCCAAGGCCGCATCCTCCTCCAGGTAAGAGGTTTAATTCAGGTTATTTAAGAAGATTAAGTGAGCATGAAGGAAAGACATTCAGCAACtaacaaactgtttttctgctctgttagGTCACCATTCACGGCCCCATCACTCTAACAGAGGGGGAGGCAGACACTGGGACAGGTAAGATAGTCTGTGGGATATATATGGGATGTATATGTGATTTATTGGTTGTGAATGGTGGAAGTGTTTTTCAACGTATTCACTCCATCAAACCTGACGGAGTGAATGTTAGAAAATCccacatttttacactttttcaagcatttcAAAACTTAAAAAGTCATTCAAACTTCAAGGTTCATTCATCTTTCAAATCCCATTAAAACGTACCCCTATACAGTTAGTATACACGCACCTTGTTCTTATACTAGGGTTAGGGGAAAAATATAATCCTAGATGCATCACGATTGTGTCTTTCGAGATTATGTCTCGATGCAGAGAAGTTATTGAGAATTTAAAAACCCAAGCCACTAGCCACACCCAAGCTTAGTCATATCTTGGTTAAGTCAATTAGACATTCATACCAACTCATTTTCAAACTCTTGCCACTCCTTCATACATTCTCATAGAAACTCTATTAAAACTTTGAAACGTTCTCAAAGATTAGGACTTTCTCATATCACCTTTTCAGCAAACCCTAAAATACTTAACATTTCTCATATATTCTGGGCATTATTCAAAGTTTCTAAAGCCAGCAATGCACAACTGCCAATTCTTCATAACTTGCCTTCTCTAGttaaggtttgtttgtttttttgtgtttttttaaatatgcaagTCTCACATTGACTTTTGTCCCTTTCTTTGTACCAGGCCtttcagagggagaggagagcacTCATCCACTCACCTCCAGACAGGTCCACCCCCTCCACCTGTTGCTCCAGTGTTTCCAGCTCCGTCCTTGTACCCGCCCCCACTGCAGCCCTACCCCCCTCCGTACGCCTCTGGACCTGGCCTTGTCCCCCCTCCTGTCAGTTACCCGCCCCAGCCTGTTTATGTCCCTGGACCACCAGTGCTCAACCCTCCTTGGGTTGCTCCTGGTTCCCAGCCCCCTCTTGTCCCTCttccaccctccctctctcagccCCCCCTCTCTAAGGAAGATTTCTACAGACAGCGGCACCACCGACAGGACAAGTGAGTCATCTGTTTTGCTTTTGGTTCTTCAAACTACAATTGCTACTGATCATCTATGTGAGATTTACAcataaataattttatttaacatcCCTTGTGTTGGGATTATGAATTCAGTAAGTTAAAAACTTTTTATGTTTCACACAGCTTagaaatgtttcagtgtttttgtctttgtgtccaCAGAGTTACCTCTAAATTGGATGAATTTACAAAAGACTTCCACAAAGAGCTTATGAAGTACAGAAATGCACCAAAGAGACGAAGACCGTCTTATTCCAGGTAACTTCATTAGGAGGCCGTATCAAAATTGGTTTTCGTTCTTACATTAATTACATATGCATAATCCTCAAAGccatttgttacatttttgcataatctgctttctctctctctttgtttccttctgGTCTACTGTTTTCTTCTCTAGGTCCCGGTCATACAGTCGCTCTCCATTCAGCCGTTCTTACTCTCGTTCGAGATCCAGATCAAGGTCTCGATCAAGATCAAGATCTAGGTCTTACTCTTTTTCCCCCAGTCGATCCCGCTCCCGTTCACGCTCCCATGGCCGGTCTTATCCCCACTCCCCTTATTCTAGGCGCAATGGACGCAGTTATGGACGCTCACGGACAAGGTCCCGTTCTCGTTCAAGGTCTTATGGGTATCGGCGCTCTGGCTCACCACGCTCTCCTCCTGCCTACCGGGGAGGAGCTTGGGAGGGAGTAGAAGGACCAGGACCCTACAGGTCTAGGTCAAGGTCTCGCTCTCCTGGCGGCTTCCGGAACCGCAGCCCTGGTGGAAGAAAACCACCTCCAAGGGAGTTTCCGCCGTATGAACTAAAGGGTCCAAGTCCTGGTGGCCATGAGCGCTGGGAAAGAGAGAGGCGACAGTGGGAGAAGGAGTATGCAGACTGGTACAACAAGTACTACAAAGACTATGACGGCCAACATCCCCCAATGCATCACAGAGGTCgtggcagcagagacagagagagggatagAATGTCCCCCTTACCTAGAGATTACTCCCCCcaagggagaggaagaagagggagggaagagagaggtgCTCCATCTCACCATCCTCCAGCCTCTTCCTCATCAGGTACCAAGTCCAGCGCTAAAGTGTTGAAGCCAAAGAAAGTGAGAAGGAAGAAGACAGGAGATGAACCGGAACCATCACACCAGTCGGTGGACAGAGGTGATGCTACGCCCGTCAGAGATGAACCAATGGATGAAATCCCTTCATCCATTAAAATGCCTCCCGTCTCGTCAAAGCCTCCAGTTGGCGCCACAACCACTAAAGCTCCAGCCTCTAAAAGCTCTGTTGCACCTGTTAAACCCTCAACCAAGTCGACATCAAAGACACAGTCTGacaagaccaagagagagaagGCTCCAAAGGTAAAAGCTAAAGTTAAGACGGAGAGCGTAAAGGTAAAGAGTGaaaaggtgaagaagaagactggAGAAGGAGTGGTGACCAAAAAGAAAGATTCCTCATGCTCTTCTGTTGCTAAACCGTTAAAGACCATTAAAGGCAAACCTGAAGATGCCCCCAACTTAACTACtcctaaaaaagaaaagggtaAAAGCTCCTCAGTGAGGCCTGCCCTGCTGAAGACCCCTCCATTGTCCTCACAGAACCTGTCTTTGCATCATCCCTCTATTCATGATGGCCCTCGATCCAGCCACGACATTCGTGGAAGAAGAGATGTCCCACAGAGCGGTGGTCTCCTACCCCTCCCCCATCAACACGGACTCCCGCTCCTCCATCGACCTCCCTCCCCAGTGGACAGTCGGAGGCGGATGGGAGAGGAGGGTCGCTCCTTGCTTGGACCTCCTCCTGGAAAGCTGAGGAGACTAGACGGGCTAGGTGGTGGAGGTGATATCATCTCCCACTCACATATGTCTCATCAGCCCCCACTCCATAGACTCCCACCCCCCTCAGACAGGCCTGGACTTCTTCCCCTGCCAGGGACTCGTGAGATGGGCCGTGGAGACACCGATCGAGGACCTATCAGACCTCTAATGGACCTTCAGCTGGGTCGGATGCATGTGCagtccacagacacacaggtagactaatctttacatttttacagagGGTATTTACAGATGTGTTAATTTGtagtgtgatttttattttttttttatttttatttttttggatgCCATTTGCaagtatgtgtttttaaaatcagattcaCTTAATTGTTTTCTTGTATTTACCAAGTTATCACTAGAGTTACAGCTAATGAGTTTGCTGGTTCCTACTTCTCAAATGAGAATACTTGCCCGTTTATCTTAGTTGTCTTGGGTTGTAAATGAAATACAtctgggttttggactattggttggacaaaacaagctctttaaatatgtcaaCTCTGgctttaattaataaattaggTATTTTATTTTACGTTTAATTGAATTTTTCCAATAAATTGAatattattgtttcatttgaatGGCACTCACATGAGAAGCTGGCACCGGTGTTTAGCATTTttatatagaaaataaattcaaatcaTCATCGAGTATCAAAATTACTGTTGAATAATCATGACCATCAATCATCTTATCATTTCGGATCTTATAATTGCCATAAAAGTGTTGAGTGTCTCTGATTTAACCCTCTGTGTAATCTCACACTTGTGTTTGTCCAAATACAGGCAAAGCCAACGACCCAGAGGAAGATCAAATTGAACCGAGATCTGGGGAGAAAAGGCAGCACTGAGACTGCACCCTCAGACAGAGCATCATCAGGTCCTGAGAAGACTACCTCCACATCAGACCGTTCATCTGCTGCTCACAACTCTGAAGGAGACCGACACAGCAGTACAGCAGAAAGTGCTGGAAGAAAGGAGCGGTCCGCATCAGCTGAAAGGGGAGTCTCCAGAGAGAGACCAGGAAGTGCTGGAGAGAGACATCAAGGCTCAGACAGAGACCAGAACAGAAGCTCGGGACTGGACAGAGAGCGAGACCGAGCCTCTGGATCAGAccgagaaagagacagaggcaCAACGTCTGACCGAGAGAGGGACAGGAgatcaggctcaggctcaggctcacaGAAGGTAGCAGTAACTGTGGAGAGAGACACGGAAGGAGAGAGGTCGATGAAGACGGATCGAAAGACCTCCAGTAGTGGAAGTGCAGGAGGGAGGTCTGTCTCTCTGGATAAAATGACCATAGCAGAGAAATCAGCCATCACCAAGAAACAGACAGACCATCAGGAGAAACCAAGCACATCCTCGAAGGAGAGAGGCGAGGGGTCAGAAAGAGCTGCTAAATCTGACAGGTCTGTTACATTAATTTCCCAGCTGCTTGTCAAACCACCATCCATATCCATGCCTGAAGGAACGCATAATATAGCATTTATATATAATAGTTCTGTAAACACAGTTGTTAAAACTTGTAATTATATTCTCTTATTTCCCAGGAGTGTGTCCAAGGACAGAAGTGAGAGGAGTGTCCCCTCAGGAGAGAAACCAGCTGCTGCTCACAGAGAAGGTAATTTGaatctctgtatgtgtgtgaagagaTGAGAACTTTTTGTCTTGTGCTCTCTAATTAAGCATTGATTAAACACgtgtttcctttcctcctccgccctcctcctctgccagcAGGGAAAGATGGTGAGGAACCTGTTGTGAAGAGCAAACCCAGGATCAGTCGCAAGGCCCTGACAAGCCACACTGCGAGCTCCACCAGGTGAGTCTGTTGTGCTTGTGTTACTTACAGTTAGATTTGTATGAAAAGATGACAATGATATCTCTCAATTTTTATCAATTTGTTTTATAATGTCCATCGTCTGATGGTGTTTTAGGAATGCAAGGCTAAATAAGTACAATATTCTTTAAACAtggctgctttttttctcaACACAAGGTCAACTCAAGAAACAAAGCGGGACTCCGACAAAGACCAAAAGAGTCAATCCTCCAAACCTGTAGAGCAGCCCCCATCTAGTCCTGTGAACAGCCGTGCCCGCAGCCCGAGTGTCAGCCCAGCATCCAGCCCAGCTAGAGAGGAGCCGCTCATTCAGCCTCCTCCTCGCTCCAAGTGGGAgagagaagatgatgaagaaggcCAGGAAAATGGACTAACTGCACCCAAGGAGCCCTCACCAGTACCGCAGAGGAGCCGAGGCAGAGAGGCGCAGACTGAAGCACCTAAACCTTCCAGGAGTGAAGGCTGGGAAGCCccaagggaggagaggagaggagcagttagagaggagaagaaagggagagCACCAAGGGAGGAGGGTAAAGGTGGCAGGACGGCACAGACAAATTCTGATAAACCATCCAAAACAAAACTTggaagggaggaggggagaggagtgAGAGAAGATGGGAGAGCTTCAgcaagagaggaggggagaggaggaggaagagaggaggggcGAGGAGGgacaggaaaggaggagagagcagcagaagGCAGAGTTGGTGGAGGACGAGAGGAGAATCGTGGCCCCGAGCCCAGGAGACAGCGTTTGTGTTCTGACCTGGGTCGTGAGACAGACGAGGCGGCCTTTGTGCCCGACTACAGCGAAGGCGAAGGCTCAGAGccggagagagggaggagtggCAGCCCCAGCCTGTCCAACAGCCAACCCTCCTACAGCCCCACCCAGAGCAACCACAGCGGCTCGGGAACGGCAgcagacaagaagaagaagaaacacaagaaacataaaaaacacaaaaagcacaagAAGCACGGCAgccaagaaaaagaagaaaagaaggagcAGAAGGAGCACAAGgagcacaagcacaaacacaagaaaaagaaacacaaaaagaacaaagacaaagatgtagaggaagaggaggagaagatggagagggCAGAGGAAGGGGCTCCATGCTAATAGGCTGTGACTGCGGCTTTGTTCATAAGGACATAATGATGTAACTAGAAATATCAGCTAACACTGGCATGATGCTCCATGTGCCACTCAAAGGGAATGGATGAAACATGTCTTTGACTGTCCGTGACACTGAAGACGGGCTGCCTGGTTGTTATCCCACAACTTAATGTCACTGCAGCTCCCCAAACGTAGACGGTATCTGTCGTCCTCAGCATTATGACCGCTGCTGAGGAATCTTTATGTTCAATGTGAGCCTATTTGGTGACTTTGGGTGAGGAAAAACTTGGGAGAGATGCTGTGCCCCGCTCTATTGTGATCAACTTGAGCTGACCAGAAAGGACGTTATGGTTATAATTGATCACACAGCAGTCAATCTAAATGATTGGAATAACAAACACTGTACTCAGGGATGTGATTGCTTCTTTGTGGAGGAGGAATtgctgtttctctgcctctgattcATTTGTATATAGAGATTAAACTGTTGCTTcacataataatgataatttttcctctgtttatttTGCTCACATCCCTGTGTGCTGTTCAAGGCTTAAATGCTGAATAACCTTCATTGCTATTAGGGCCATTGGAAGCTCTTTTCGAAGGATTGTACTAGCAGCTTTGCACGTTTCAGTACATTTACTACAAAACATTAATTCTTTCTGTTACTGCTAACCAGTTTCAACGTTGATAATCAGATATTTACGCAGCCATTAGTTTCAGTTAATGCCAGAAcagtgattttcttctttttatattaatttttgTTTCAAGCAAGGTTAAAACTTTGCAAGACTTTCCTACCAAACATGAACATAGTATTTGTAATAAATGTGCTAAAACTGGCAAAATCACCAGTATGGTCCTTTCACGTTAAAACAAACCTTAACGCGTCTGTGCTGCACTGGATTGTATAAATCTAGGATGTGTTTATTAAAAATTGGCAAATCAGtctgcatgtttttgttccaAAGGTGCAGTAGCTGTCCATGACGGTGTCtgagtgagtgaatgtgtgtggtgGTGTGAAAGTGAACTGTGACAGAAATGGGACAAGTTGGATGACTAGTGTTCTTACAAACGAgttgttcattattattttttttttattaaaatgttttgaccTCATGAAAGTGTCtcagttgtattttatttgatgtttgaACCCTTCTAGGTGCAAcattaaaggtgtgtgtgtgtgtaggattcaggggattctattggcagaaattgaatataataacCATAATTATGTGTTCAGCAGTGTATAATCACCAGCAGCATCTTTGTGCCTTTATTACCCTTTAAAATGAGCCtattatatctacagagggagtgagATTGTGGATCATGTTTCTACACTAtcccagaacggacaaacccGACACTGGCTCTATAGAGGGTTTTCggatttgtttgctttttaatCGACCACCATAGGAGAGGGTAGGAGGAGGGGTATTcacttaatcctacacactggaccttatTGCACATGTTCATATGAAGAACCTTTCATACACACATGGAGACCTGAATGTGCCAGTGATTAAAAGAAGCTTAAGGTTATATAGTGTTATAGTAAAAAGGTGATcacaacattatgtaaatatattaaaataatgcaAACAGTGTAACCCTGAATTGTTGAAATGTAGAGATGCAATGATGAATTGATTATCAATTACATTAagtgccaactattttgataaccaGTTCGAGTAGTTTTTTTAAGAACGAAGTCGAAATTCTCTTATTTCtagcttctttaatgtgaataacttctggtttctttgctcctctACAACAGTAAACTTTgggttttaaaacatttaaggGCGCCATGgtcatcattttctgacattttataggccAAACAACTAATTGGTTAACAATGAAATAGTAATGTTCACTCTGCTTACCTCTGTGTCCACACCAGTCTCACAACTACGTAAACATCTCACCATTATGTCCTATTTTTAGTCCCTGGGTGTAAGTTATAGTGCTGtaagtaataataaaataaaactgactttgtACTAAAATATAGAATTTACCTCAGTGTATCTTCACTACACAAATAAGCTAAGCAAGGTGGCGATAACATTTGATTTCTGATGCACTCTCTTGAACTCTCACCTGTGACTATCACCTTGTGACTGTTAAGTTTTTATCTGCAGACACTCGGAGGATCATTTGTGTGCTTGCATTCCTTGTTTACATTGCAGCATTTCTGCATTCTTAAAATGAGAATACTCATTGTACTAGCTGAGACCCAAATTTAATTAATTGGCCTGTCAAATGTAGTTAGATCATACATTAATTTCCCGCTTTCCAGAACACATTTTGTTCCTCTGTGCTCTCACCATTTAACAATGTGTAAACACAGGTGCATCAGTGTAATTAAAATGTACTATTTATATATTTGGGTTAATTAAGAAGTCAAAGAATTAGAAGGATATTTaattggatggatggatggatggatggatggatggatggatggatggataaaaagAAATCACCCAGACCAGTTTTATTTATAGTAAAATTCTTAaattctgatattaaatgtactcaagtatcaatATTCcgcatttttctgattattgcaatcagtgtgtttttttaatctgatcaAATTTGTAATCTCTAGAGTAACcagtaacttaagttattatataaatgtaatggagtaaaaagtacaatatttacctccaaaatattgtggagtggaagtttaaagtagagtaaatctacttagttacattccatcactgcagtgttgtaaaaagtccCCCAAAGTCAcactggagtaaaagtaaagatttcaagttaaaatattattttggttGAAATGAAAGTCATTCATATGACTAGTATGTCTTCAAATAACtaatgttaaatgtacttaagtatcaaa containing:
- the LOC140994572 gene encoding uncharacterized protein isoform X2 — protein: MSCVHYKFSSKLDYNTVTFDGLHITLSELKRQIMGRERLKATDCDLQITNAQTREEYTDDEAHIPKHSSVIVRRTPIGGVKPAGRTFIVDRSDTAVVGSSRPTDSSPSMSLAQLAKTANLVDANASEEDKIKAMMSQSNHEYDPIHYSKKAVGPPPAHYTCFRCGKAGHYIRQCPLLMVQDKSVEGPKQVRISKGIPQSFMVKAEPGTKGAMLTSTGEYAIPAIDAEAYAQGKKERPPFVPHDQSSSDDETDPIPDELLCPICNDLMTDAVVIPCCGNSYCDDCIRTALLDSEEHVCFTCKQSDVSPDNLIANKFLRQAVNNFKNETGYTKRVRKQLQNAAPPPPRPQLVRPLHSRQQDPLLANVTQPPSTSAPITTPQAQVPAPAPAPAPAAADATTAAPAPAAAPTPPHVAAAAAVEGQAASPAPPPVVEHHSPMQTTSHGEPPPPGESDPEPTVIPDSSGTSESGSQNYHLSIVGHPPPPRPHPPPGHHSRPHHSNRGGGRHWDRPFRGRGEHSSTHLQTGPPPPPVAPVFPAPSLYPPPLQPYPPPYASGPGLVPPPVSYPPQPVYVPGPPVLNPPWVAPGSQPPLVPLPPSLSQPPLSKEDFYRQRHHRQDKVTSKLDEFTKDFHKELMKYRNAPKRRRPSYSRSRSYSRSPFSRSYSRSRSRSRSRSRSRSRSYSFSPSRSRSRSRSHGRSYPHSPYSRRNGRSYGRSRTRSRSRSRSYGYRRSGSPRSPPAYRGGAWEGVEGPGPYRSRSRSRSPGGFRNRSPGGRKPPPREFPPYELKGPSPGGHERWERERRQWEKEYADWYNKYYKDYDGQHPPMHHRGRGSRDRERDRMSPLPRDYSPQGRGRRGREERGAPSHHPPASSSSGTKSSAKVLKPKKVRRKKTGDEPEPSHQSVDRGDATPVRDEPMDEIPSSIKMPPVSSKPPVGATTTKAPASKSSVAPVKPSTKSTSKTQSDKTKREKAPKVKAKVKTESVKVKSEKVKKKTGEGVVTKKKDSSCSSVAKPLKTIKGKPEDAPNLTTPKKEKGKSSSVRPALLKTPPLSSQNLSLHHPSIHDGPRSSHDIRGRRDVPQSGGLLPLPHQHGLPLLHRPPSPVDSRRRMGEEGRSLLGPPPGKLRRLDGLGGGGDIISHSHMSHQPPLHRLPPPSDRPGLLPLPGTREMGRGDTDRGPIRPLMDLQLGRMHVQSTDTQAKPTTQRKIKLNRDLGRKGSTETAPSDRASSGPEKTTSTSDRSSAAHNSEGDRHSSTAESAGRKERSASAERGVSRERPGSAGERHQGSDRDQNRSSGLDRERDRASGSDRERDRGTTSDRERDRRSGSGSGSQKVAVTVERDTEGERSMKTDRKTSSSGSAGGRSVSLDKMTIAEKSAITKKQTDHQEKPSTSSKERGEGSERAAKSDRSVSKDRSERSVPSGEKPAAAHREGKDGEEPVVKSKPRISRKALTSHTASSTRSTQETKRDSDKDQKSQSSKPVEQPPSSPVNSRARSPSVSPASSPAREEPLIQPPPRSKWEREDDEEGQENGLTAPKEPSPVPQRSRGREAQTEAPKPSRSEGWEAPREERRGAVREEKKGRAPREEGKGGRTAQTNSDKPSKTKLGREEGRGVREDGRASAREEGRGGGREEGRGGTGKEERAAEGRVGGGREENRGPEPRRQRLCSDLGRETDEAAFVPDYSEGEGSEPERGRSGSPSLSNSQPSYSPTQSNHSGSGTAADKKKKKHKKHKKHKKHKKHGSQEKEEKKEQKEHKEHKHKHKKKKHKKNKDKDVEEEEEKMERAEEGAPC
- the LOC140994572 gene encoding uncharacterized protein isoform X1; this encodes MSCVHYKFSSKLDYNTVTFDGLHITLSELKRQIMGRERLKATDCDLQITNAQTREEYTDDEAHIPKHSSVIVRRTPIGGVKPAGRTFIVDRSDTAVVGSSRPTDSSPSMSLAQLAKTANLVDANASEEDKIKAMMSQSNHEYDPIHYSKKAVGPPPAHYTCFRCGKAGHYIRQCPLLMVQDKSVEGPKQVRISKGIPQSFMVKAEPGTKGAMLTSTGEYAIPAIDAEAYAQGKKERPPFVPHDQSSSDDETDPIPDELLCPICNDLMTDAVVIPCCGNSYCDDCIRTALLDSEEHVCFTCKQSDVSPDNLIANKFLRQAVNNFKNETGYTKRVRKQLQNAAPPPPRPQLVRPLHSRQQDPLLANVTQPPSTSAPITTPQAQVPAPAPAPAPAAADATTAAPAPAAAPTPPHVAAAAAVEGQAASPAPPPVVEHHSPMQTTSHGEPPPPGESDPEPTVIPDSSGTSESGSQNYHLSIVGHPPPPRPHPPPGHHSRPHHSNRGGGRHWDRPFRGRGEHSSTHLQTGPPPPPVAPVFPAPSLYPPPLQPYPPPYASGPGLVPPPVSYPPQPVYVPGPPVLNPPWVAPGSQPPLVPLPPSLSQPPLSKEDFYRQRHHRQDKVTSKLDEFTKDFHKELMKYRNAPKRRRPSYSRSRSYSRSPFSRSYSRSRSRSRSRSRSRSRSYSFSPSRSRSRSRSHGRSYPHSPYSRRNGRSYGRSRTRSRSRSRSYGYRRSGSPRSPPAYRGGAWEGVEGPGPYRSRSRSRSPGGFRNRSPGGRKPPPREFPPYELKGPSPGGHERWERERRQWEKEYADWYNKYYKDYDGQHPPMHHRGRGSRDRERDRMSPLPRDYSPQGRGRRGREERGAPSHHPPASSSSGTKSSAKVLKPKKVRRKKTGDEPEPSHQSVDRGDATPVRDEPMDEIPSSIKMPPVSSKPPVGATTTKAPASKSSVAPVKPSTKSTSKTQSDKTKREKAPKVKAKVKTESVKVKSEKVKKKTGEGVVTKKKDSSCSSVAKPLKTIKGKPEDAPNLTTPKKEKGKSSSVRPALLKTPPLSSQNLSLHHPSIHDGPRSSHDIRGRRDVPQSGGLLPLPHQHGLPLLHRPPSPVDSRRRMGEEGRSLLGPPPGKLRRLDGLGGGGDIISHSHMSHQPPLHRLPPPSDRPGLLPLPGTREMGRGDTDRGPIRPLMDLQLGRMHVQSTDTQAKPTTQRKIKLNRDLGRKGSTETAPSDRASSGPEKTTSTSDRSSAAHNSEGDRHSSTAESAGRKERSASAERGVSRERPGSAGERHQGSDRDQNRSSGLDRERDRASGSDRERDRGTTSDRERDRRSGSGSGSQKVAVTVERDTEGERSMKTDRKTSSSGSAGGRSVSLDKMTIAEKSAITKKQTDHQEKPSTSSKERGEGSERAAKSDRSVSKDRSERSVPSGEKPAAAHREAGKDGEEPVVKSKPRISRKALTSHTASSTRSTQETKRDSDKDQKSQSSKPVEQPPSSPVNSRARSPSVSPASSPAREEPLIQPPPRSKWEREDDEEGQENGLTAPKEPSPVPQRSRGREAQTEAPKPSRSEGWEAPREERRGAVREEKKGRAPREEGKGGRTAQTNSDKPSKTKLGREEGRGVREDGRASAREEGRGGGREEGRGGTGKEERAAEGRVGGGREENRGPEPRRQRLCSDLGRETDEAAFVPDYSEGEGSEPERGRSGSPSLSNSQPSYSPTQSNHSGSGTAADKKKKKHKKHKKHKKHKKHGSQEKEEKKEQKEHKEHKHKHKKKKHKKNKDKDVEEEEEKMERAEEGAPC